A single window of Mugil cephalus isolate CIBA_MC_2020 chromosome 1, CIBA_Mcephalus_1.1, whole genome shotgun sequence DNA harbors:
- the LOC125013910 gene encoding microphthalmia-associated transcription factor-like isoform X2 — MQSESGIVPDFEVGEDFQEEPKTYYELKSQPLKNSSPSDQHNSSKPPLSSSAMTSRILLRQQLMREQLQEQERREQQRQQASQYPQTTATQTPAINVSVPVTLPPAAQVPMEVLKVQTHLENPTKYHIQRSQQQQVKRYLGKLGSQALSLPCHNQSSDHGGMPPGPGNSAPNSPMALLTLNSNCEKEMDDVIDDIISLESSYSDDILGLMDPALQMANTIPVPANLMDMYGNQGMSQQGLPISNSCPANLPNIKREYSVSQSPAIMHMLDKSGSCGKFDNYQRPEGFPVEVRAMAKERQKKDNHNLIERRRRFNINDRIKELGTLIPKSNDPDMRWNKGTILKASVDYIRKLQREQQRAKELENRQKKLEHANRHLMLRIQELEMQARAHGLAISSSALCSAELGPRSIKQEPALEDCHQDLYTLHPHHQHHPACIPETPGTLELNEGHSNFSEGHYSTHGKPGSKLNDILMEDTLSPVRGGDPLLSSVSPDASKDSSRKSSVSMDENEQGC; from the exons ATGCAGTCCGAATCGGGAATAGTTCCCGACTTCGAGGTTGGAGAGGATTTCCAAGAGGAGCCTAAAACGTATTACGAACTGAAGAGTCAGCCCTTGAAAAACAG CAGCCCGTCGGACCAGCACAACTCCTCCAAGCCCCCGCTGAGCTCCTCGGCCATGACATCACGCATCCTGCTGCGGCAACAGCTGATGCGGGAGCAGCTCCAGGAGCAGGAGCGGCgagagcagcagaggcagcaggcCTCCCAGTACCCACAAACCACAGCAACTCAGACCCCTGCCATCAATGTCAGCGTGCCGGTCACTTTACCGCCTGCTGCACAGGTGCCAATGGAGGTGCTGAAG GTCCAGACTCACCTGGAGAACCCGACCAAATATCACATCCAGCgctctcagcagcagcaggtgaagCGTTACCTGGGAAAGTTAGGTTCTCAGGCGTTGAGCTTGCCCTGCCACAACCAGTCCTCTGACCACGGGGGCATGCCGCCAGGGCCGGGCAACAGCGCCCCCAACAGCCCTATGGCCTTACTGACCCTCAACTCTAACTGCGAGAAAGAG ATGGATGATGTCATTGATGACATTATTAGTCTGGAGTCCAGTTACAGTGACGACATCCTCGGCCTGATGGACCCAGCACTACAGATGGCAAACACG atcCCCGTGCCTGCAAACCTCATGGACATGTATGGTAATCAGGGTATGTCCCAGCAAGGTCTTCCCATCAGCAACTCCTGCCCTGCCAACCTGCCCAACATCAAAAGGGAATACTCTG TGTCACAATCCCCGGCCATCATGCATATGCTGGATAAGTCTGGATCCTGTGGCAAATTTGACAACTATCAAAGGCCTGAAGGGTTCCCCGTGG AAGTACGGGCTATGGCAAAGGAAAGGCAGAAGAAAGACAACCACAATTTGA ttgaGAGACGACGGCGGTTTAACATCAATGATAGAATCAAGGAGTTGGGAACTTTAATTCCAAAATCAAATGACCC AGACATGCGCTGGAACAAAGGAACCATCCTGAAGGCATCTGTGGACTATATCAGGAAGCTGCAGCGGGAACAGCAGAGGGCCAAGGAGCTGGAGAATCGGCAGAAGAAGCTAGAGCATGCCAACCGACATCTCATGTTGAGGATACAG GAATTGGAGATGCAGGCACGGGCTCACGGTCTGGCCATCTCATCGTCAGCGCTCTGCTCAGCTGAACTCGGGCCTCGAAGCATCAAGCAGGAACCTGCTCTGGAAGACTGTCACCAGGACCTGTACACACTCCACCCTCATCACCAACACCACCCCGCCTGCATTCCTGAAACCCCTGGCACTCTGGAGCTAAACGAAGGCCACTCTAACTTCTCCGAAGGCCACTACAGCACTCACGGCAAGCCGGGCTCCAAACTCAACGACATCCTCATGGAAGACACCTTATCGCCGGTGAGAGGAGGGGACCCTTTGCTCTCCTCCGTGTCCCCAGACGCCTCAAAGGACAGCAGTCGCAAAAGCAGCGTAAGCATGGATGAGAATGAGCAGGGCTGTTAG
- the LOC125013910 gene encoding microphthalmia-associated transcription factor-like isoform X1, giving the protein MQSESGIVPDFEVGEDFQEEPKTYYELKSQPLKNSSPSDQHNSSKPPLSSSAMTSRILLRQQLMREQLQEQERREQQRQQASQYPQTTATQTPAINVSVPVTLPPAAQVPMEVLKVQTHLENPTKYHIQRSQQQQVKRYLGKLGSQALSLPCHNQSSDHGGMPPGPGNSAPNSPMALLTLNSNCEKEMDDVIDDIISLESSYSDDILGLMDPALQMANTIPVPANLMDMYGNQGMSQQGLPISNSCPANLPNIKREYSVSQSPAIMHMLDKSGSCGKFDNYQRPEGFPVAEVRAMAKERQKKDNHNLIERRRRFNINDRIKELGTLIPKSNDPDMRWNKGTILKASVDYIRKLQREQQRAKELENRQKKLEHANRHLMLRIQELEMQARAHGLAISSSALCSAELGPRSIKQEPALEDCHQDLYTLHPHHQHHPACIPETPGTLELNEGHSNFSEGHYSTHGKPGSKLNDILMEDTLSPVRGGDPLLSSVSPDASKDSSRKSSVSMDENEQGC; this is encoded by the exons ATGCAGTCCGAATCGGGAATAGTTCCCGACTTCGAGGTTGGAGAGGATTTCCAAGAGGAGCCTAAAACGTATTACGAACTGAAGAGTCAGCCCTTGAAAAACAG CAGCCCGTCGGACCAGCACAACTCCTCCAAGCCCCCGCTGAGCTCCTCGGCCATGACATCACGCATCCTGCTGCGGCAACAGCTGATGCGGGAGCAGCTCCAGGAGCAGGAGCGGCgagagcagcagaggcagcaggcCTCCCAGTACCCACAAACCACAGCAACTCAGACCCCTGCCATCAATGTCAGCGTGCCGGTCACTTTACCGCCTGCTGCACAGGTGCCAATGGAGGTGCTGAAG GTCCAGACTCACCTGGAGAACCCGACCAAATATCACATCCAGCgctctcagcagcagcaggtgaagCGTTACCTGGGAAAGTTAGGTTCTCAGGCGTTGAGCTTGCCCTGCCACAACCAGTCCTCTGACCACGGGGGCATGCCGCCAGGGCCGGGCAACAGCGCCCCCAACAGCCCTATGGCCTTACTGACCCTCAACTCTAACTGCGAGAAAGAG ATGGATGATGTCATTGATGACATTATTAGTCTGGAGTCCAGTTACAGTGACGACATCCTCGGCCTGATGGACCCAGCACTACAGATGGCAAACACG atcCCCGTGCCTGCAAACCTCATGGACATGTATGGTAATCAGGGTATGTCCCAGCAAGGTCTTCCCATCAGCAACTCCTGCCCTGCCAACCTGCCCAACATCAAAAGGGAATACTCTG TGTCACAATCCCCGGCCATCATGCATATGCTGGATAAGTCTGGATCCTGTGGCAAATTTGACAACTATCAAAGGCCTGAAGGGTTCCCCGTGG CAGAAGTACGGGCTATGGCAAAGGAAAGGCAGAAGAAAGACAACCACAATTTGA ttgaGAGACGACGGCGGTTTAACATCAATGATAGAATCAAGGAGTTGGGAACTTTAATTCCAAAATCAAATGACCC AGACATGCGCTGGAACAAAGGAACCATCCTGAAGGCATCTGTGGACTATATCAGGAAGCTGCAGCGGGAACAGCAGAGGGCCAAGGAGCTGGAGAATCGGCAGAAGAAGCTAGAGCATGCCAACCGACATCTCATGTTGAGGATACAG GAATTGGAGATGCAGGCACGGGCTCACGGTCTGGCCATCTCATCGTCAGCGCTCTGCTCAGCTGAACTCGGGCCTCGAAGCATCAAGCAGGAACCTGCTCTGGAAGACTGTCACCAGGACCTGTACACACTCCACCCTCATCACCAACACCACCCCGCCTGCATTCCTGAAACCCCTGGCACTCTGGAGCTAAACGAAGGCCACTCTAACTTCTCCGAAGGCCACTACAGCACTCACGGCAAGCCGGGCTCCAAACTCAACGACATCCTCATGGAAGACACCTTATCGCCGGTGAGAGGAGGGGACCCTTTGCTCTCCTCCGTGTCCCCAGACGCCTCAAAGGACAGCAGTCGCAAAAGCAGCGTAAGCATGGATGAGAATGAGCAGGGCTGTTAG